A region from the Syntrophales bacterium genome encodes:
- a CDS encoding aspartate ammonia-lyase: protein MRIEHDLLGEREVPDDVYWGVHTLRAQENFNVSGYRQRPELTRGLVQVKKACAQANLEMGHLAKDKAKAIITACNEIIEGKFHDQFVVDVFQGGAGTSANMNANEVIANRAIELLGGKKGDYEIVHPNNHVNRHQSTNDVVPTAIRVALVGLFRKLPETVGDLQKAFRRKADEFSDVLKMGRTQHQDAVPMYLGDEFLAYSEVMKRDRQRLEMCEPILNRVNLGGTAIGTGIDAPCGFGQLAIKKLNGNTGSSFFQARNLIDATQNIDAFAVVAAALKVHAANISKITSDLMLLHSGPSTGFGEITLPDMQAGSSIMPGKVNPVIGEMVEQVAMQVISNEYVVCMVVRRGRLELNAFLPLLSHCLFESVIIMAAADRIFTERMVSGIKANREACAEHIRRGWLQAGLPALVRHIGYCRATEIGKIAKEQGKTPREVILSEGIFTEEELDRILLCGLRGFGGEEEDRSE from the coding sequence ATGAGAATAGAGCACGACTTATTGGGAGAAAGGGAAGTCCCGGACGACGTATATTGGGGTGTACATACACTGAGGGCGCAGGAAAATTTTAATGTCTCCGGTTACAGGCAACGCCCCGAGCTTACCCGTGGCCTGGTCCAGGTCAAAAAGGCCTGTGCCCAGGCTAACCTGGAAATGGGACACCTTGCCAAAGACAAGGCAAAAGCCATAATAACTGCCTGCAATGAGATAATAGAGGGGAAATTTCATGACCAGTTTGTTGTTGATGTGTTCCAGGGTGGAGCGGGTACATCCGCCAACATGAACGCCAATGAGGTTATTGCCAATCGTGCCATTGAGCTTTTGGGGGGTAAGAAGGGCGACTATGAAATCGTGCACCCCAACAACCATGTCAACCGTCACCAGTCCACCAATGATGTTGTCCCCACCGCGATAAGGGTTGCCCTCGTCGGGTTGTTCCGCAAGTTGCCGGAAACAGTGGGAGATCTGCAGAAAGCCTTCCGGCGGAAGGCAGATGAGTTCAGTGATGTTCTGAAGATGGGCAGAACTCAACATCAGGATGCAGTACCGATGTACCTGGGGGATGAATTCCTTGCTTACTCTGAGGTGATGAAGCGTGACAGGCAAAGGCTGGAGATGTGCGAGCCGATACTCAACAGGGTAAACCTCGGTGGGACAGCTATTGGTACAGGAATTGATGCTCCCTGCGGATTCGGGCAGCTGGCGATAAAGAAGCTCAATGGAAACACCGGCTCCAGTTTTTTTCAGGCCAGGAACCTGATTGATGCCACGCAAAATATTGATGCCTTTGCCGTGGTAGCGGCGGCACTAAAAGTCCATGCGGCAAACATCTCCAAGATAACGAGTGATTTGATGCTCCTTCACTCCGGTCCCAGCACGGGGTTTGGCGAGATAACACTTCCTGACATGCAAGCGGGCTCGTCTATCATGCCCGGAAAGGTCAATCCGGTAATTGGAGAAATGGTTGAGCAGGTTGCCATGCAGGTGATCTCCAACGAGTATGTGGTTTGCATGGTTGTCAGGCGTGGACGGCTGGAACTGAATGCCTTTTTACCCCTCCTTTCGCACTGCCTGTTCGAATCGGTAATCATCATGGCGGCGGCGGATAGAATCTTTACAGAGAGGATGGTGTCGGGTATTAAGGCCAACAGAGAGGCCTGTGCCGAGCACATCAGGCGGGGGTGGTTGCAGGCCGGACTTCCCGCCCTTGTCCGTCACATAGGTTACTGCCGGGCTACGGAAATCGGCAAGATAGCCAAGGAACAGGGAAAGACTCCACGTGAAGTAATCCTCTCTGAAGGCATCTTCACCGAGGAAGAGCTGGATAGAATCCTCCTGTGCGGCCTGAGGGGCTTCGGGGGGGAGGAAGAGGATCGATCGGAATG